The proteins below come from a single Hyphomicrobium denitrificans ATCC 51888 genomic window:
- the soxB gene encoding thiosulfohydrolase SoxB has translation MVSRREFIAAASAAAVIASRAGLSVRALAAGAKLTQDELLKFDSVGNVTLVHLTDLHAQVMPIYFREPSFNIGVGAAKGIPPHIVDAEFRKQFGIDANSALAYALTSDDFKELAKSYGAMGGLDRVATVVNAIRAERGDRMLFLDGGDTWTNSWVSLKTQGQDVIDAMSLLKPDAMTAHWEFTLGEQRVREIIDKLGFPFLAQNVRDTEFEEKVFEASHVFERNGVRIGVVGQAFPFTPIANPRWMFPNWSFGIREREIAAEVEALRSGGADLIVMLSHNGFDVDRKLAEKVPGIDVILAGHTHDAIPQLTKVGQTLIVASGSNGKFVSRLDLDVQDKKIANFSYRLIPIFSDVIAPDPAVRTAIEKSRAPYKAELERNLGHANSLLYRRGTFDGTLDAMICDAILAQRDVEIALSPGFRWGPSILPESAITFEDITNATAMTYPACYRMKMSGERLKAVLEDVADNIFNPDPYYQQGGDMVRCGGIGYTIDVSEGMGRRISNLTHLKTGKPIEAAKDYLVGGWASINQDTEGPAIWDVVANYISDKKTVDISSPSNVRVKE, from the coding sequence ATGGTTTCGCGCCGGGAGTTCATCGCGGCTGCTTCCGCAGCTGCTGTCATTGCGTCACGCGCGGGCCTTTCCGTTCGGGCGCTCGCGGCCGGCGCGAAGCTGACGCAGGACGAGCTGCTGAAGTTCGACAGCGTCGGAAATGTCACTCTCGTTCACCTGACGGACCTGCATGCGCAGGTGATGCCGATCTATTTCCGTGAGCCGTCGTTCAATATCGGGGTTGGAGCTGCCAAGGGCATTCCGCCCCATATCGTCGACGCGGAATTTCGCAAGCAGTTCGGGATCGATGCAAACTCGGCGCTCGCCTACGCATTGACGTCCGATGACTTCAAGGAGCTTGCGAAGTCTTACGGTGCGATGGGCGGGCTCGACCGGGTTGCGACAGTCGTCAACGCCATTCGCGCCGAACGCGGCGATCGGATGCTGTTCCTGGATGGCGGCGATACCTGGACCAACAGTTGGGTGTCGCTGAAAACCCAGGGTCAGGACGTCATCGACGCGATGAGCCTGTTGAAGCCGGATGCGATGACCGCGCATTGGGAATTCACGCTCGGCGAGCAGCGGGTTCGCGAGATCATTGACAAGCTCGGCTTCCCCTTCCTCGCCCAGAATGTTCGCGATACCGAGTTTGAAGAAAAGGTATTCGAAGCCTCCCACGTTTTCGAGCGTAACGGCGTTAGAATCGGCGTCGTGGGACAGGCGTTCCCGTTCACGCCGATCGCGAACCCGCGCTGGATGTTCCCGAACTGGTCGTTTGGAATTCGTGAGAGAGAGATTGCCGCGGAGGTCGAGGCTCTGCGCTCGGGTGGAGCCGATCTCATCGTCATGCTGTCTCACAACGGCTTCGATGTCGATCGCAAGCTCGCTGAGAAAGTTCCGGGGATCGATGTCATTCTCGCGGGTCACACGCACGATGCGATCCCGCAGCTCACGAAAGTAGGACAGACGCTTATCGTGGCGTCCGGTTCTAACGGAAAGTTCGTTTCCCGGTTGGATCTCGATGTTCAAGACAAGAAGATCGCGAACTTCAGCTATCGTCTGATCCCGATTTTTTCTGATGTCATCGCTCCCGATCCTGCCGTTCGCACCGCGATTGAAAAGTCGCGTGCGCCATACAAGGCGGAGCTTGAGCGTAATCTCGGGCATGCCAACAGTCTGCTTTATCGTCGTGGAACTTTCGACGGAACGCTCGACGCCATGATCTGTGACGCGATTCTTGCGCAGCGGGATGTCGAGATCGCGCTTTCGCCCGGGTTCAGGTGGGGGCCGAGCATCCTTCCGGAATCGGCCATCACGTTCGAGGACATCACGAACGCGACGGCGATGACCTACCCCGCGTGCTACCGGATGAAGATGAGCGGCGAACGCCTCAAGGCCGTGCTCGAGGACGTCGCCGATAATATCTTCAACCCCGATCCCTACTATCAGCAGGGCGGCGATATGGTGCGGTGTGGTGGCATCGGCTACACGATCGACGTGTCTGAAGGCATGGGACGCAGAATTTCGAATCTCACGCATCTCAAGACGGGTAAGCCGATAGAGGCAGCGAAAGACTATCTGGTTGGCGGCTGGGCAAGCATCAATCAGGATACGGAGGGTCCGGCGATATGGGATGTCGTCGCGAATTACATCTCCGATAAGAAGACCGTCGATATTTCTTCGCCCTCAAATGTGCGGGTGAAAGAGTAG
- a CDS encoding IS256-like element IS1354 family transposase: MNKPTTKPDSSQPATELAVDLFDNWFDPIEAEVRARSRQFIEELIRGELDDALARPRYGRSQMASNEARAGVTGHRHGSRTRSLTGTFGPIEIAVPRARLTTSEGMTTEWKSQALRAYQRRTLAADALIASSYLAGTNTRRVRRALAALFGGTVGKDTVSRTWRKVKSDWDAWNSRSLADEPIVRLILDGTVVRVRLDRKATSISLLVVLGVRADGQKVLLAIKSMGGESAEAWRTVLDDLIKRGLRRPEFLIVDGAPGLDKAIAVVWDGVPVQRCTVHKHRNLIAHAPERLHEEITADYNDMIYATTPEEIAARRKAFIRKWRLKHRAVADSLEEAGDRLFTFARMPPSQWRSLRTTNAIERLHEEFKRRIKTQTVLPSADTAAMMFWALLASGQISMRKVDGWQTLATKPIDQPIDLAA; encoded by the coding sequence ATGAACAAGCCTACCACGAAGCCTGATTCCTCGCAGCCTGCGACCGAGCTGGCTGTTGATCTTTTCGACAACTGGTTTGACCCGATCGAGGCCGAGGTGCGGGCTCGGTCGCGCCAGTTCATCGAAGAACTGATCCGCGGCGAGCTCGACGATGCACTGGCACGGCCGCGCTACGGACGGAGCCAGATGGCCAGCAATGAAGCAAGAGCCGGCGTTACGGGCCATCGTCACGGCAGCCGGACGCGGTCGCTGACCGGCACGTTCGGGCCGATCGAGATAGCAGTGCCGCGTGCCCGGCTGACCACGTCCGAGGGCATGACGACGGAATGGAAGAGCCAGGCACTGCGGGCCTATCAGCGGCGCACGCTTGCCGCCGATGCGCTGATCGCGAGCAGCTATCTGGCCGGCACCAATACGCGACGGGTACGTCGCGCGCTGGCGGCTCTGTTCGGCGGGACGGTCGGTAAAGACACGGTGAGCCGGACCTGGCGCAAGGTCAAAAGCGACTGGGATGCCTGGAACAGCCGCTCGCTGGCCGACGAGCCGATCGTGCGCCTGATCCTCGACGGCACCGTCGTTCGGGTACGGCTCGACCGCAAGGCGACCTCGATCTCGTTGCTTGTTGTGCTTGGCGTGCGCGCAGACGGCCAGAAAGTGCTGCTCGCGATCAAGAGCATGGGCGGCGAGAGCGCCGAGGCCTGGCGCACGGTGCTGGACGATCTCATCAAGCGCGGGCTCAGGCGTCCCGAGTTCCTCATCGTCGACGGCGCGCCGGGGCTCGACAAAGCCATTGCCGTCGTCTGGGACGGCGTGCCGGTGCAGCGCTGCACGGTCCACAAGCACAGAAACCTGATCGCGCATGCTCCGGAGCGCCTGCACGAGGAGATCACCGCGGACTACAATGACATGATCTATGCGACGACGCCTGAGGAGATCGCGGCTCGCCGCAAGGCCTTCATTCGAAAATGGAGGCTCAAGCACCGCGCCGTTGCTGACAGCCTGGAGGAAGCAGGCGACCGCTTGTTCACCTTCGCGCGCATGCCGCCGAGCCAATGGCGTAGCCTACGCACGACAAATGCGATCGAGCGGTTGCACGAGGAGTTCAAGCGGCGGATCAAAACCCAAACCGTGTTGCCGTCGGCCGACACCGCCGCGATGATGTTCTGGGCGCTACTCGCCTCGGGACAGATCAGCATGCGCAAGGTCGATGGTTGGCAAACCCTCGCCACAAAACCCATCGATCAGCCAATTGACCTTGCCGCCTGA
- a CDS encoding IS701-like element IS1357 family transposase encodes MIRRSWAQTASIEETLALWAASLREIKKRIRPLFNQDRVARNAGLFLEGLLGDEQRKTGWMRAEAAGDPGPWRQQAILGRRDWDADGLRDIVRDYVIEHLADHDAVLVIDETGFLKQGKASCGVARQYTGSAGKITNCQIGVFAAYVSRHGHAFIDRALYLPKEWTDDPTRLKAAYVPADAGFATKPRLATRMIARAIAASVPFKWVAGDTVYGVGDIEQQLRKAGKGYVLGVSSAHVFQSWGKRRSVAGAAADIARTLRSSDWKSLSTGAGTKGPRLHDWCYLELADLEVEESNDTNHGLWTRGLLIRRHIADGDLAFFTTWCPAGTSIETLVAVEGHRWAIEDSFETAKNEFGLDHNESRSWHGWHRHVSLVMLAFAMMAVIRHRANPVVPKKKQRRTKTKAKASPPRH; translated from the coding sequence ATGATTCGAAGATCGTGGGCGCAGACAGCGTCGATTGAAGAGACGCTTGCGCTGTGGGCGGCGTCGCTTCGTGAGATCAAGAAACGGATACGTCCGTTGTTCAATCAAGATCGCGTTGCGAGGAATGCAGGCTTGTTCCTGGAAGGCCTTCTCGGAGATGAGCAACGCAAAACCGGCTGGATGCGCGCGGAGGCAGCTGGCGATCCTGGCCCTTGGCGGCAACAAGCGATCCTGGGGCGCAGGGATTGGGATGCGGATGGCCTGCGCGATATCGTCCGCGATTATGTCATCGAGCATTTGGCGGATCACGATGCGGTCCTCGTGATCGACGAGACCGGCTTTCTCAAGCAGGGCAAGGCGTCGTGCGGAGTGGCGCGGCAATATACTGGTTCCGCGGGCAAGATCACGAACTGCCAGATTGGCGTCTTCGCTGCCTACGTATCGCGCCACGGTCATGCGTTCATCGATCGCGCGCTGTATCTTCCGAAGGAATGGACCGACGATCCAACTCGCCTCAAAGCCGCATACGTGCCCGCCGATGCCGGCTTTGCGACCAAACCAAGGCTTGCGACGAGAATGATTGCACGCGCCATAGCCGCGTCCGTCCCATTCAAGTGGGTCGCCGGCGATACCGTCTACGGCGTTGGCGATATCGAACAGCAACTACGCAAAGCAGGCAAAGGCTATGTGCTCGGGGTCAGCAGTGCTCATGTATTTCAATCCTGGGGCAAGCGGCGATCGGTTGCCGGTGCGGCCGCGGACATCGCCCGGACGCTCCGCTCGTCCGACTGGAAAAGCCTGTCGACAGGGGCCGGAACCAAAGGACCGCGGCTGCATGATTGGTGCTATCTCGAGTTGGCCGATCTAGAAGTCGAAGAATCAAACGACACAAATCACGGTCTTTGGACGCGAGGTCTACTGATCCGTCGCCATATCGCCGATGGCGATCTCGCCTTCTTCACCACTTGGTGTCCAGCGGGAACATCCATCGAAACGCTGGTGGCGGTCGAAGGCCATCGGTGGGCGATCGAGGACAGTTTCGAAACCGCGAAGAACGAGTTCGGACTCGATCACAACGAGAGCAGATCCTGGCATGGCTGGCACCGTCACGTGTCCCTGGTGATGCTCGCCTTCGCCATGATGGCGGTGATCCGCCATCGCGCTAATCCGGTTGTGCCAAAAAAAAAGCAACGCCGAACCAAGACAAAAGCAAAGGCCTCACCACCCCGTCATTGA
- the dcmR gene encoding transcriptional repressor DcmR, whose amino-acid sequence MTKERSRAAKRSEEELLDIKQAASLLNVSEASLRRWTDSGKLPCYRVGDQRARRFRREDLVAFVSVSQETASPAQGADRPDSVKNAAKTQVAGMDIAYHDHICAIYGRPAGRLKLSVPLLREGLKAGDICFLNATQPGKAHILKVLREVYPDVHKAIKDGQLIFPALKRNKAEMLDQLEEMFLKATYSGEQKLRLVGDMEWALSVDWSEQEVYEYELEYNNTLGHRFPIISLCQYDVRVFSSKGILDALKSHEDTYKYPLRDCCI is encoded by the coding sequence ATGACCAAAGAAAGATCACGCGCAGCGAAGCGTAGCGAAGAGGAGCTGTTAGACATTAAACAGGCAGCGAGCCTGCTCAACGTAAGCGAGGCATCACTTCGGCGGTGGACCGATTCGGGAAAACTGCCCTGCTATCGCGTCGGGGATCAGCGGGCGCGGCGGTTTCGGCGTGAAGATCTTGTCGCCTTCGTCAGCGTGTCTCAGGAGACGGCCAGCCCGGCCCAGGGCGCGGATCGACCGGACTCTGTAAAGAACGCGGCGAAAACTCAAGTCGCCGGAATGGACATAGCATACCACGATCATATTTGCGCGATCTATGGACGGCCTGCCGGCCGTCTTAAACTTTCTGTCCCGTTGTTAAGAGAGGGCCTAAAGGCCGGGGACATATGCTTTCTTAATGCCACCCAACCTGGCAAGGCTCACATTCTAAAGGTCTTGCGCGAGGTTTACCCCGACGTGCACAAAGCCATTAAAGATGGTCAGTTAATTTTCCCCGCACTTAAAAGAAATAAAGCGGAAATGCTCGATCAACTGGAAGAGATGTTTCTTAAGGCCACATATTCCGGTGAACAAAAGCTGCGGCTTGTTGGTGATATGGAGTGGGCGCTGTCCGTCGACTGGAGCGAACAGGAAGTATATGAATACGAGCTAGAATATAATAACACTCTTGGCCATCGCTTCCCGATAATAAGTCTCTGTCAGTACGATGTTAGAGTTTTTTCGAGTAAGGGAATACTTGATGCGCTCAAGAGTCATGAAGATACCTACAAGTATCCACTGAGAGATTGTTGTATTTAG
- the dcmA gene encoding dichloromethane dehalogenase, giving the protein MSPNPTNIHTGKTLRLLYHPASQPCRSTHQFMYEIDVPFEEEVVDISTDITERQEFRDKYNPTGQVPILVDGEFTVWESVAIARYVNEKFDGAGNWFGRGTQERAQINQFLQWYAYTLRLGGGAFHWNIFGCLIYGEKPYSPKFTAEQNKGRTLLYEAMGTLENYWLRDREYVCGDEVSYADLAAFHEFVSHEAGKIIPDRVWQGFPKIAAWFKKLSERPHAKTVSEWQYTNVGKIIRGELTASMFKRKTAVLKGTEVFSGHNHGIPYLNEKAEDYFKRVEKEGAAVA; this is encoded by the coding sequence GTGAGCCCGAATCCAACGAACATACATACGGGTAAGACCTTGCGCCTACTTTATCATCCGGCGTCCCAGCCATGCCGCTCAACACATCAATTCATGTATGAGATTGACGTTCCCTTCGAGGAAGAAGTCGTGGACATCTCCACGGACATCACCGAGAGGCAAGAGTTCAGGGATAAGTACAACCCGACGGGGCAGGTTCCGATTCTCGTTGATGGTGAGTTCACCGTTTGGGAGAGCGTAGCCATCGCGCGCTACGTGAACGAGAAGTTCGACGGCGCCGGCAACTGGTTCGGACGCGGCACGCAAGAGAGGGCGCAGATCAACCAGTTTCTACAATGGTACGCCTATACTCTCCGCCTTGGAGGTGGGGCGTTCCACTGGAACATCTTCGGCTGTTTGATCTATGGGGAGAAGCCGTACAGTCCAAAATTCACCGCGGAGCAAAACAAAGGGCGCACCCTTTTGTACGAAGCCATGGGGACGCTAGAGAATTACTGGCTGAGGGACCGCGAATATGTTTGCGGGGATGAGGTCAGCTATGCGGATTTGGCCGCTTTCCATGAGTTCGTGTCGCATGAGGCCGGCAAGATCATTCCGGACCGTGTCTGGCAAGGATTCCCCAAAATCGCGGCATGGTTCAAGAAACTATCTGAACGGCCTCACGCGAAGACCGTGAGCGAGTGGCAGTATACGAACGTCGGGAAAATAATCCGAGGCGAGTTAACGGCGAGTATGTTTAAGCGCAAGACGGCTGTGTTGAAGGGGACGGAGGTCTTCAGCGGACACAACCATGGAATTCCTTACTTGAACGAGAAGGCAGAGGACTACTTCAAGCGGGTTGAGAAGGAGGGCGCGGCAGTCGCTTAG
- a CDS encoding CmcJ/NvfI family oxidoreductase encodes MSMLESPTHGRLTYLAKSVESSLYRNGKVFARRDRDGNDGAHHGAVMEHRDVVINDARQRNLDQSWRQFNVRGFELLHRPLQRPELQFFDNRQVVREYYPECAEIVRQATNAAQVFAFDHNVRLAENMGGAKRIAGGQQVQKPIHVVHGDYTLTSAPQRLRDLASPPGVNDTLRAVLGQGESLLTPEIVSRTLDEGKRFALINVWRSIGLSPVMSDPLALCDGQNVEPNDLVVFEIHYHDRIGENYFAKFGQHHEWWYYPLMTRDEVILIKTWDSAGGLAQSNGRHADSYGVDGNAPCTFSFHSGFSDSNTPADAPERQSIEVRCVALFD; translated from the coding sequence ATGTCAATGCTCGAGTCACCTACCCATGGACGACTCACCTACCTCGCGAAATCCGTAGAGTCTTCGCTCTATCGCAACGGCAAGGTCTTCGCTCGCCGTGACCGTGACGGCAACGACGGCGCGCATCACGGGGCGGTGATGGAACATCGGGACGTTGTGATCAATGACGCGCGGCAGCGCAACCTCGATCAATCCTGGCGACAGTTCAATGTACGCGGTTTCGAACTGCTTCATCGGCCTCTGCAGCGACCTGAACTCCAGTTTTTTGATAACCGGCAGGTCGTTCGGGAGTACTACCCTGAGTGTGCCGAGATCGTAAGGCAGGCCACGAATGCAGCGCAGGTCTTTGCGTTCGATCACAACGTCCGCTTAGCCGAAAACATGGGCGGCGCGAAGCGCATCGCCGGTGGCCAACAGGTACAGAAACCGATCCACGTCGTGCATGGCGATTACACCCTCACGAGTGCACCACAGCGCCTACGTGATCTGGCCAGCCCGCCAGGCGTCAACGACACGCTGCGGGCCGTGCTTGGTCAGGGTGAATCGCTGCTCACGCCCGAAATCGTGTCTCGTACTTTGGATGAGGGCAAGCGGTTTGCCCTTATCAACGTGTGGCGCAGCATTGGTCTCTCGCCCGTAATGAGCGACCCCTTAGCGCTATGCGATGGGCAGAACGTTGAGCCCAATGATCTGGTAGTTTTCGAAATCCACTATCATGATCGCATCGGTGAAAACTATTTCGCGAAGTTCGGGCAGCACCATGAGTGGTGGTATTATCCGCTTATGACGCGGGACGAGGTAATATTGATCAAAACATGGGATTCTGCGGGAGGGCTTGCTCAATCAAATGGTCGGCACGCTGATTCCTATGGGGTCGATGGTAACGCTCCCTGCACATTCAGCTTTCACTCAGGGTTCAGCGATTCCAACACCCCGGCTGATGCGCCAGAAAGGCAAAGCATCGAAGTAAGATGCGTCGCCCTTTTTGACTGA
- a CDS encoding porin, whose translation MVKLLSTRCVAAAAGLAIAGGALGSMSANAADLGGNCCADLEERIAELEATTARKGNRKVSLTVTGSVANQIMWVDNGAASNAYITGVGSTLNSHVTFTGAAQITKDWSAGYVLQLEVGSSDPLTVGNTSTGADGPSGLHIVKNNGEFVRNSVDVLYSFWYLKSEQLGKVSVGAIPQSSSHAAALVDGSGSLVQANWVPLDGMAVNLARGKTQLMLPNNFGTGNSGPTANFGMPTGALMWCGSTQLPVAGDCNAIPLNGVRYDSPTLAGFSISASWGEDDFWDVTGNYSGQIGGFKVAGVVSYLHNGDENNSPGFNDAVGLSFFTPLKTDANYLQLGAYVEHVATGLFVYGAYGKEWNNNIYNPALLDAVSAGGPGTAAFITANQPSGDNWYLKAGIRQKWNPLGHTVLYGEYGERNNMFHEALLGFGVTGSSLTQWGLGAVQEIDAAAMSLWVNYKNYDPSVSGPGVVTNQLDHLNNLSVVTAGGMINF comes from the coding sequence ATGGTGAAACTTCTAAGTACGCGGTGCGTGGCCGCCGCTGCCGGACTTGCAATTGCGGGCGGCGCACTCGGCTCGATGTCAGCGAATGCTGCGGATCTCGGTGGGAATTGCTGCGCCGATCTCGAAGAGCGGATTGCGGAGCTTGAAGCAACCACGGCGCGCAAAGGCAATCGCAAGGTCTCGTTGACGGTAACGGGCTCGGTCGCGAATCAGATCATGTGGGTCGATAACGGCGCGGCCAGCAACGCTTACATCACCGGCGTTGGCTCGACGTTGAACTCTCATGTTACTTTCACCGGCGCCGCGCAGATCACCAAAGATTGGAGCGCCGGATACGTTCTTCAGCTCGAAGTCGGTTCCTCGGATCCGCTGACGGTCGGAAACACGTCAACAGGTGCGGACGGTCCGTCCGGTTTGCATATTGTCAAAAACAACGGCGAGTTCGTCCGGAACTCGGTCGATGTCCTGTATTCGTTCTGGTACTTGAAGAGCGAGCAGCTTGGTAAGGTCAGCGTCGGCGCCATTCCGCAGTCGTCATCGCATGCGGCGGCGCTCGTCGATGGTTCGGGTTCGCTTGTTCAAGCGAACTGGGTGCCGCTGGACGGCATGGCCGTGAACCTGGCCAGAGGCAAGACGCAGCTTATGCTGCCGAACAACTTTGGTACCGGCAATTCGGGCCCGACTGCCAACTTCGGTATGCCGACCGGCGCTCTGATGTGGTGCGGCTCGACGCAGTTGCCCGTTGCCGGCGATTGCAACGCGATCCCGCTGAACGGTGTGCGGTACGATTCGCCGACGCTTGCCGGCTTCTCGATCTCCGCAAGCTGGGGCGAGGACGACTTCTGGGATGTGACCGGAAACTACAGCGGCCAGATCGGCGGCTTCAAAGTGGCTGGCGTCGTCTCGTATCTTCATAACGGAGACGAAAACAACTCTCCGGGCTTCAACGATGCAGTTGGTCTGAGCTTCTTCACGCCTCTCAAAACCGATGCCAACTACCTGCAGCTCGGTGCTTACGTCGAGCATGTCGCAACCGGCTTGTTCGTCTACGGTGCCTACGGCAAGGAATGGAATAACAACATCTATAATCCAGCGCTGCTTGATGCTGTTAGCGCGGGCGGGCCGGGAACGGCCGCGTTTATCACGGCGAACCAGCCGAGCGGCGACAACTGGTATCTGAAAGCCGGTATCCGCCAGAAGTGGAATCCGCTCGGTCATACCGTGCTCTACGGCGAGTATGGTGAGCGCAACAATATGTTCCACGAGGCGCTTCTCGGCTTCGGCGTTACCGGGAGCAGTCTCACGCAGTGGGGTCTTGGTGCCGTGCAAGAGATTGATGCGGCTGCGATGTCACTCTGGGTCAACTACAAGAACTATGATCCCAGCGTGTCGGGCCCAGGTGTTGTCACAAACCAGCTCGATCACCTCAACAATCTTAGCGTCGTGACTGCCGGCGGTATGATCAACTTCTAA
- a CDS encoding TetR/AcrR family transcriptional regulator: MVAQDTKSALLAEAEVLIRTQGYAAFSYADLSERVGIRKASIHHHFPTKELLGAALIDAYLERFELELKSLSEKRASAKSKLLSYSDFFSGGLRDGLMPLCGALAADAAQLPPSMQSRVKKFFNIHLDWLEEILEQGLESGEFRDNLKARRSATVLLSTLQGASLVAWALKDPSLIRPAAKQAIDSLAFPLD; this comes from the coding sequence ATGGTTGCCCAGGATACAAAATCAGCGCTGCTTGCGGAAGCGGAGGTCCTTATTCGCACGCAGGGCTATGCCGCCTTTAGTTATGCCGATCTTTCGGAGCGCGTCGGCATCAGAAAGGCTAGCATTCATCATCACTTTCCGACGAAAGAGTTGTTGGGCGCTGCACTGATCGATGCTTATCTCGAGCGGTTTGAACTCGAGCTGAAGTCGTTGTCCGAGAAACGTGCGAGCGCAAAAAGCAAGCTGCTCTCCTATTCGGATTTCTTTTCCGGTGGGCTGCGTGATGGGCTGATGCCTCTTTGCGGCGCGCTTGCAGCCGACGCGGCGCAGTTGCCGCCTTCGATGCAATCTCGCGTGAAGAAGTTCTTCAACATCCATCTCGATTGGCTCGAGGAGATTTTGGAGCAAGGACTGGAGTCCGGCGAGTTCAGGGACAACTTGAAAGCGCGGCGTTCGGCGACAGTTCTGTTGAGTACATTGCAGGGCGCCAGCCTCGTCGCCTGGGCGCTGAAGGATCCTTCTCTCATCCGGCCGGCAGCGAAGCAGGCAATCGATAGTTTGGCATTTCCGCTCGATTGA
- a CDS encoding LysR family transcriptional regulator, giving the protein MNLQQLRYVRALVEEKSFVAAAARCSVTQPTLSNGIAQLETELGQRIFRRTTRSLSLTPVGERLLPAVLETLKSFDKIKELASQARPGQRCVHVGFSPVVGIAQAEESLRAFRKKCPDVEIVYREGNLQAISESLKSGDLDLVMAPLNLEACQLSNCVYRLLCSEPLMFVPKKSDATRWRNRTQVRLDEIAEDTFVLVPNVCGLTQVTRQHFEKASLRLRRYPGEASSYATVEEWAGLSLGSAILPASKVANGMNGVDPIAIVENGKPLTIDYYALGKPNTASPAVFAELWSMLQQFNPVVAAAKNPDADYVLDWAV; this is encoded by the coding sequence ATGAATCTGCAGCAACTCAGGTATGTTCGCGCCCTCGTCGAAGAAAAATCCTTCGTCGCTGCTGCCGCGCGCTGTTCCGTGACGCAGCCCACATTATCAAACGGCATTGCTCAGCTCGAAACGGAACTCGGCCAGCGAATTTTCCGCCGAACGACACGCAGCCTGTCGTTGACCCCGGTCGGCGAACGCCTCTTGCCGGCAGTGCTGGAGACGCTCAAGTCATTCGACAAAATCAAAGAGCTCGCGTCGCAGGCCAGACCGGGCCAACGTTGCGTACACGTCGGCTTTTCACCGGTCGTCGGCATAGCTCAAGCCGAAGAATCGCTGAGAGCCTTCAGAAAGAAGTGCCCGGACGTCGAGATCGTCTATCGCGAAGGCAATCTTCAAGCGATCAGCGAATCGCTCAAATCCGGAGACCTGGATTTGGTGATGGCTCCGCTGAATTTGGAGGCGTGTCAGCTTAGCAATTGCGTGTATCGCCTTCTCTGCAGCGAACCGCTGATGTTCGTTCCGAAGAAGTCCGATGCCACCCGGTGGCGGAACCGGACGCAGGTTCGCTTGGATGAGATCGCCGAGGATACGTTCGTCCTTGTTCCGAACGTGTGTGGGCTGACGCAGGTCACGCGCCAGCACTTCGAAAAGGCATCTCTGAGACTTCGGCGCTATCCCGGCGAGGCAAGCAGCTATGCCACCGTTGAAGAATGGGCCGGCTTGAGCCTTGGATCCGCCATATTACCGGCATCGAAGGTCGCGAACGGCATGAACGGTGTCGATCCCATAGCGATCGTGGAGAACGGAAAGCCGCTGACGATCGACTACTACGCACTCGGCAAACCCAATACCGCTTCTCCTGCGGTTTTTGCAGAGTTGTGGAGCATGCTTCAGCAGTTCAATCCAGTGGTCGCCGCTGCAAAAAATCCTGATGCCGACTATGTGCTCGATTGGGCAGTGTAA